The proteins below are encoded in one region of Pan paniscus chromosome 4, NHGRI_mPanPan1-v2.0_pri, whole genome shotgun sequence:
- the SOWAHA gene encoding ankyrin repeat domain-containing protein SOWAHA gives MALAAAAAAAAAGVSQAAVLGFLQEHGGKVRNSELLSRFKPLLDAGDPRGRAARRDRFKQFVNNVAVVKEVDGVKFVVLRKKPRPLEPEPAPFGPPGAAAQPSKPTSTVLPRSASAPGAPPLVPVPRPVEPPGDLGLPTEPQDTPGGPASEPAQPPGERSADPPLPALELAQATERLSADAAPPPRAPSEAASPCSDPPDAEPGPGAAKGPPQQKPCMLPVRCVPAPATLRLRAEEPGLRRQLSEEPSPRSSPLLLRRLSVEESGLGLGLGPGRSPHLRRLSRAGPRLLSPDAEEVPAAPPPSAVPLEPSEHEWLVRTAGGRWTHQLHGLLLRDRGLAAKRDFMSGFTALHWAAKSGDGEMALQLVEVARRSGAPVDVNARSHGGYTPLHLAALHGHEDAAVLLVVRLGAQVHVRDHSGRRAYQYLRPGSSYALRRLLGDPGLRGTTEPDATGGGSGSLAARRPVQVAATILSSTTSAFLGVLADDLMLQDLARGLKKSSSFSKFLSASPMAPRKKTKIRGGLPAFSEISRRPTPGPLAGLVPSLPPTT, from the coding sequence ATGGCgctggccgccgccgccgccgctgcggCTGCCGGGGTGAGCCAGGCGGCGGTGCTGGGCTTCCTGCAGGAGCACGGGGGGAAGGTGCGCAACTCCGAGCTGCTGAGTCGCTTCAAGCCGCTGCTCGATGCCGGCGACCCGCGGGGCCGCGCCGCTCGCAGGGACCGCTTCAAGCAGTTCGTCAACAACGTGGCGGTGGTGAAGGAGGTCGACGGCGTCAAGTTCGTGGTGCTGAGGAAGAAGCCCCGGCCCCTGGAGCCCGAGCCCGCACCCTTCGGCCCCCCGGGGGCAGCGGCCCAGCCGTCGAAACCCACTTCGACGGTCTTGCCgcggagcgcctctgccccgggAGCTCCGCCCTTGGTCCCGGTGCCGCGACCAGTGGAGCCGCCAGGGGACCTGGGTCTGCCAACAGAGCCACAGGACACCCCGGGGGGGCCGGCCTCCGAGCCCGCTCAGCCGCCCGGGGAGCGGTCCGCCGACCCACCGCTTCCAGCCCTTGAGCTAGCCCAGGCCACCGAGAGACTCTCCGCAGACGCGGCCCCACCGCCTAGGGCCCCTTCTGAGGCGGCATCGCCCTGCTCTGATCCGCCAGACGCGGAGCCCGGGCCCGGGGCAGCGAAAGGGCCGCCGCAGCAGAAGCCCTGTATGCTGCCCGTGCGCTGCGTCCCGGCCCCCGCCACGCTCCGCCTCCGGGCGGAGGAGCCGGGCCTGCGCCGGCAGCTGTCGGAGGAGCCGAGCCCGCGGAGCTCCCCTCTGCTGCTGAGGCGGCTCTCGGTGGAAGAGTCCGGTCTGGGCCTCGGCCTGGGCCCGGGCCGCTCCCCGCACCTGAGGCGCCTGTCGCGCGCCGGCCCGCGTCTGCTGAGCCCTGACGCCGAGGAGgtgcccgccgcgccgccgccgtCCGCGGTGCCCCTGGAGCCGTCCGAGCACGAGTGGCTCGTGCGGACTGCCGGGGGCCGCTGGACCCACCAGCTGCACGGGCTGCTGCTGCGCGACCGCGGCCTGGCGGCCAAGCGCGACTTCATGTCTGGCTTCACGGCCCTGCATTGGGCCGCCAAGAGCGGCGACGGCGAGATGGCGCTGCAGCTGGTGGAGGTCGCGCGGCGCAGTGGCGCACCAGTCGACGTGAACGCACGCTCCCACGGCGGCTACACGCCGCTGCACCTGGCTGCGCTGCACGGCCACGAGGACGCTGCCGTGCTGCTGGTGGTGCGTCTGGGTGCCCAGGTGCACGTGCGTGATCACAGCGGGCGTCGCGCCTACCAGTACCTGCGGCCCGGCTCCTCGTACGCGCTGCGCCGCCTTCTTGGCGATCCAGGCCTGCGAGGCACCACGGAGCCAGATGCGACCGGTGGTGGAAGTGGCAGTCTTGCTGCCAGGCGCCCcgtacaggtggccgccaccatcCTCAGTTCCACCACCAGTGCATTTCTGGGCGTCCTGGCTGACGACCTCATGCTCCAGGACCTGGCCCGAGGCTTGAAGAAGTCGAGCTCCTTCAGCAAGTTCTTGAGCGCCTCGCCCATGGCTCCACGTAAAAAGACAAAGATCCGCGGTGGTCTGCCAGCCTTCTCAGAAATCTCTCGTCGACCTACTCCGGGGCCTTTAGCTGGTCTAGTGCCCAGTTTGCCTCCAACAACCTGA
- the SHROOM1 gene encoding protein Shroom1 isoform X2 — protein sequence MEALGPGGDRASPASSTSGLDLWHLSMRADSAYSSFSAASGGPEPRTQSPGTDLLPYLDWDYVRVVWGGPGPAPPDAALCTSPRPRPAVAARSGPQPTEVPGTPGPLNRQATPLLYALAAEAEAAAQAAEPPSPPASRAAYRQRLQGAQRRVLRETSFQRKELRMSLPARLRPTVPARPPATHPRSASLSHPGGEGEPARSRAPAPGTAGRGPLASQQRKWCFSEPGKLDRVGRRGGPAGECLGEACSSSGLPGPEPLEFQHPALAKFEDHQVGWLPETQPQGSMNLDSGSLKLGDAFRPASRSRSASGEVLGSWGGSGGTIPIVQAVPQGAETPRPLFQTKLSRFLPQKEAAVMYPAELPQSSPADGEQRVSETCIVPAWLPSLPDEVFLEEAPLVRMRSPPDPHASQGPPASVHASDQPYGTGLGQRTGQVTVPTEYPLHECPGTAGADDCWQGVNGSVAAESDLLKPLPADALELSGNDTPGPSHNTALARGTGQPGSRPTWPSQCLEELVQELARLDPSLCDPLASQPSPEPPLGLLDGLIPLAEVRAAMRPACGEAGEEAASTFEPGSYQFSFTQLLPAPQEETRLENPATHPVLDQPCGQGLPAPNNSIQGKKVELAARLQKMLQDLHTEQERLQGEAQAWARRQAALEAAVRQACAPQELERFSRFMADLERVLGLLLLLGSRLARVRRALARAASDSDPDEQASLLQRLRLLQRQEEDAKELKEHVARRERAVREVLVRALPVEELRVYCALLAGKAAVLAQQRNLDERIRLLQDQLDAIRDDLGHHAPSPSPARPPGTCPPVQPPFPLLLT from the exons ATGGAGGCCCTGGGACCTGGGGGCGACCGCGCCTCCCCGGCCTCGTCCACTAGCGGCCTGGACCTGTGGCATCTGTCCATGCGCGCGGACTCGGCCTACAGCTCTTTCTCCGCAGCCTCCGGCGGCCCCGAGCCGCGCACGCAGTCGCCGGGGACAGACCTCCTTCCTTACCTAGACTGGGACTACGTGCGTGTGGTTTGGGGCGGCccgggccccgccccgcccgACGCTGCCCTTTGCACATCCCCGCGGCCCCGGCCCGCGGTTGCAGCCCGCAGTGGGCCGCAGCCAACAGAGGTCCCGGGGACCCCGGGGCCACTGAACAGGCAGGCCACCCCGCTGCTGTACGCGCTGGCGGCCGAGGCGGAGGCCGCGGCGCAGGCTGCCGAGCCGCCCAGCCCGCCGGCCTCGAGGGCCGCCTACCGCCAGCGGCTTCAGGGCGCGCAGCGGCGAGTGCTTCGGGAGACGTCGTTCCAGCGCAAGGAGCTCCGCATGAGCCTGCCCGCCCGTCTGCGGCCCACTGTCCCAGCGCGGCCCCCGGCGACTCACCCGCGCTCCGCCTCGCTCAGCCACCCGGGCGGGGAGGGGGAGCCGGCGCGCTCCCGGGCTCCCGCGCCAGGAACTGCCGGCCGGGGTCCCCTCGCCAGCCAGCAGCGGAAGTGGTGCTTCTCAGAGCCAGGAAAGCTGGATCGTGTGGGTCGGCGCGGTGGGCCGGCGGGGGAATGCCTGGGTGAGGCCTGCTCCAGCTCTGGCCTCCCTGGGCCCGAGCCCTTGGAGTTCCAGCATCCGGCGCTGGCTAAGTTTGAAGATCACCAGGTCGGATGGCTGCCCGAGACGCAACCCCAAGGCTCCATGAACCTGGACTCCGGGTCCTTGAAGCTCGGTGATGCCTTCAGGCCCGCCAGTCGGAGTCGGAGCGCTTCAGGCGAAGTCTTGGGTTCCTGGGGAGGATCAGGAGGGACCATACCCATTGTCCAG GCTGTTCCCCAAGGAGCAGAAACCCCCAGACCATTGTTTCAGACCAAACTTTCCAG GTTCTTGCCTCAGAAAGAGGCTGCGGTGATGTATCCTGCAGAGTTACCCCAGAGCAGCCCTGCTGACGGTGAACAGAGGGTCTCAGAGACCTGCATTGTGCCTGCCTGGCTCCCCTCCCTTCCTGATGAAGTGTTCCTAGAAGAGGCCCCACTGGTCAGAATGAGATCACCACCAGACCCCCATGCCTCCCAGGGGCCCCCAGCCAG TGTCCATGCCTCTGACCAGCCGTATGGAACTGGCTTAGGCCAAAGAACTGGCCAGGTTACAGTCCCCACAGAGTACCCGCTCCATGAGTGTCCAGGAACTGCAGGGGCAGATGACTGCTGGCAGGGGGTGAATggttctgtag CTGCAGAGAGTGACCTCCTCAAACCTCTCCCAGCTGATGCCTTGGAACTTTCAGGCAATGATACTccaggtccctctcacaataCTGCCCTAGCCAGGGGCACTGGCCAGCCTGGTTCCAGGCCCACATGGCCTAGTCAGTGCCTCGAGGAGCTGGTTCAGGAGCTGGCCAGATTAGATCCCTCTCTATGTGACCCTCTTGcttcccagcccagcccagagccACCCCTGGGCCTGCTGGATGGACTGATTCCTTTAGCAGAGGTCCGGGCTGCAATGCGGCCTGCCTGTggggaggctggagaggaggcTGCCAGTACTTTTGAGCCAGG GTCCTATCAGTTCAGCTTCACCCAGCTCCTGCCAGCTCCTCAGGAGGAGACAAGGCTTGAAAACCCTGCCACCCACCCAGTGCTTGACCAGCCATGTGGGCAGGGGCTCCCTGCACCAAACAACAGCATCCAGGGCAAGAAA GTGGAGCTGGCTGCCCGCCTCCAAAAGATGCTTCAGGACCTTCACACGGAGCAGGAGCGGCTGCAGGGGGAGGCACAAGCGTGGGCCAGGCGCCAAGCGgctctggaggctgcagtgcgccAGGCCTGTGCCCCTCAGGAGCTGGAGCGGTTCAGCCGGTTCATGGCCGACCTAGAGCGCGTGCTTGGccttctgctgctgctgggcAGTCGCCTGGCGCGCGTGCGCCGCGCCCTGGCCCGGGCGGCCTCAGACAGCGACCCTGATGAGCAG GCCTCCCTGCTGCAGCGACTCCGGCTCCTGCAGCGGCAGGAGGAGGACGCCAAGGAGCTGAAGGAGCACGTAGCGCGGCGCGAGCGGGCCGTGCGGGAGGTGCTGGTGCGAGCACTACCGGTGGAGGAGCTGCGCGTCTATTGCGCCCTGTTGGCGGGCAAGGCCGCCGTCCTGGCCCAGCAGCGCAACCTGGACGAGCGCATCCGCCTCCTTCAGGACCAACTGGACGCCATCAGGGACGACCTTGGCCATCATGCCCCGTCTCCCAGCCCGGCGCGGCCCCCAGGGACCTGTCCTCCAGTTCAGCCGCCCTTCCCTCTTCTCCTTACATAG
- the SHROOM1 gene encoding protein Shroom1 isoform X1 — translation MEALGPGGDRASPASSTSGLDLWHLSMRADSAYSSFSAASGGPEPRTQSPGTDLLPYLDWDYVRVVWGGPGPAPPDAALCTSPRPRPAVAARSGPQPTEVPGTPGPLNRQATPLLYALAAEAEAAAQAAEPPSPPASRAAYRQRLQGAQRRVLRETSFQRKELRMSLPARLRPTVPARPPATHPRSASLSHPGGEGEPARSRAPAPGTAGRGPLASQQRKWCFSEPGKLDRVGRRGGPAGECLGEACSSSGLPGPEPLEFQHPALAKFEDHQVGWLPETQPQGSMNLDSGSLKLGDAFRPASRSRSASGEVLGSWGGSGGTIPIVQAVPQGAETPRPLFQTKLSRFLPQKEAAVMYPAELPQSSPADGEQRVSETCIVPAWLPSLPDEVFLEEAPLVRMRSPPDPHASQGPPASVHASDQPYGTGLGQRTGQVTVPTEYPLHECPGTAGADDCWQGVNGSVGISRPTSHTPTGTANDNIPTIDPTGLTTNPPTAAESDLLKPLPADALELSGNDTPGPSHNTALARGTGQPGSRPTWPSQCLEELVQELARLDPSLCDPLASQPSPEPPLGLLDGLIPLAEVRAAMRPACGEAGEEAASTFEPGSYQFSFTQLLPAPQEETRLENPATHPVLDQPCGQGLPAPNNSIQGKKVELAARLQKMLQDLHTEQERLQGEAQAWARRQAALEAAVRQACAPQELERFSRFMADLERVLGLLLLLGSRLARVRRALARAASDSDPDEQASLLQRLRLLQRQEEDAKELKEHVARRERAVREVLVRALPVEELRVYCALLAGKAAVLAQQRNLDERIRLLQDQLDAIRDDLGHHAPSPSPARPPGTCPPVQPPFPLLLT, via the exons ATGGAGGCCCTGGGACCTGGGGGCGACCGCGCCTCCCCGGCCTCGTCCACTAGCGGCCTGGACCTGTGGCATCTGTCCATGCGCGCGGACTCGGCCTACAGCTCTTTCTCCGCAGCCTCCGGCGGCCCCGAGCCGCGCACGCAGTCGCCGGGGACAGACCTCCTTCCTTACCTAGACTGGGACTACGTGCGTGTGGTTTGGGGCGGCccgggccccgccccgcccgACGCTGCCCTTTGCACATCCCCGCGGCCCCGGCCCGCGGTTGCAGCCCGCAGTGGGCCGCAGCCAACAGAGGTCCCGGGGACCCCGGGGCCACTGAACAGGCAGGCCACCCCGCTGCTGTACGCGCTGGCGGCCGAGGCGGAGGCCGCGGCGCAGGCTGCCGAGCCGCCCAGCCCGCCGGCCTCGAGGGCCGCCTACCGCCAGCGGCTTCAGGGCGCGCAGCGGCGAGTGCTTCGGGAGACGTCGTTCCAGCGCAAGGAGCTCCGCATGAGCCTGCCCGCCCGTCTGCGGCCCACTGTCCCAGCGCGGCCCCCGGCGACTCACCCGCGCTCCGCCTCGCTCAGCCACCCGGGCGGGGAGGGGGAGCCGGCGCGCTCCCGGGCTCCCGCGCCAGGAACTGCCGGCCGGGGTCCCCTCGCCAGCCAGCAGCGGAAGTGGTGCTTCTCAGAGCCAGGAAAGCTGGATCGTGTGGGTCGGCGCGGTGGGCCGGCGGGGGAATGCCTGGGTGAGGCCTGCTCCAGCTCTGGCCTCCCTGGGCCCGAGCCCTTGGAGTTCCAGCATCCGGCGCTGGCTAAGTTTGAAGATCACCAGGTCGGATGGCTGCCCGAGACGCAACCCCAAGGCTCCATGAACCTGGACTCCGGGTCCTTGAAGCTCGGTGATGCCTTCAGGCCCGCCAGTCGGAGTCGGAGCGCTTCAGGCGAAGTCTTGGGTTCCTGGGGAGGATCAGGAGGGACCATACCCATTGTCCAG GCTGTTCCCCAAGGAGCAGAAACCCCCAGACCATTGTTTCAGACCAAACTTTCCAG GTTCTTGCCTCAGAAAGAGGCTGCGGTGATGTATCCTGCAGAGTTACCCCAGAGCAGCCCTGCTGACGGTGAACAGAGGGTCTCAGAGACCTGCATTGTGCCTGCCTGGCTCCCCTCCCTTCCTGATGAAGTGTTCCTAGAAGAGGCCCCACTGGTCAGAATGAGATCACCACCAGACCCCCATGCCTCCCAGGGGCCCCCAGCCAG TGTCCATGCCTCTGACCAGCCGTATGGAACTGGCTTAGGCCAAAGAACTGGCCAGGTTACAGTCCCCACAGAGTACCCGCTCCATGAGTGTCCAGGAACTGCAGGGGCAGATGACTGCTGGCAGGGGGTGAATggttctgtaggtatttccaggccCACAAGCCACACCCCCACTGGGACTGCAAATGATAACATCCCAACTATTGACCCCACTGGACTGACCACCAATCCCCCCACAGCTGCAGAGAGTGACCTCCTCAAACCTCTCCCAGCTGATGCCTTGGAACTTTCAGGCAATGATACTccaggtccctctcacaataCTGCCCTAGCCAGGGGCACTGGCCAGCCTGGTTCCAGGCCCACATGGCCTAGTCAGTGCCTCGAGGAGCTGGTTCAGGAGCTGGCCAGATTAGATCCCTCTCTATGTGACCCTCTTGcttcccagcccagcccagagccACCCCTGGGCCTGCTGGATGGACTGATTCCTTTAGCAGAGGTCCGGGCTGCAATGCGGCCTGCCTGTggggaggctggagaggaggcTGCCAGTACTTTTGAGCCAGG GTCCTATCAGTTCAGCTTCACCCAGCTCCTGCCAGCTCCTCAGGAGGAGACAAGGCTTGAAAACCCTGCCACCCACCCAGTGCTTGACCAGCCATGTGGGCAGGGGCTCCCTGCACCAAACAACAGCATCCAGGGCAAGAAA GTGGAGCTGGCTGCCCGCCTCCAAAAGATGCTTCAGGACCTTCACACGGAGCAGGAGCGGCTGCAGGGGGAGGCACAAGCGTGGGCCAGGCGCCAAGCGgctctggaggctgcagtgcgccAGGCCTGTGCCCCTCAGGAGCTGGAGCGGTTCAGCCGGTTCATGGCCGACCTAGAGCGCGTGCTTGGccttctgctgctgctgggcAGTCGCCTGGCGCGCGTGCGCCGCGCCCTGGCCCGGGCGGCCTCAGACAGCGACCCTGATGAGCAG GCCTCCCTGCTGCAGCGACTCCGGCTCCTGCAGCGGCAGGAGGAGGACGCCAAGGAGCTGAAGGAGCACGTAGCGCGGCGCGAGCGGGCCGTGCGGGAGGTGCTGGTGCGAGCACTACCGGTGGAGGAGCTGCGCGTCTATTGCGCCCTGTTGGCGGGCAAGGCCGCCGTCCTGGCCCAGCAGCGCAACCTGGACGAGCGCATCCGCCTCCTTCAGGACCAACTGGACGCCATCAGGGACGACCTTGGCCATCATGCCCCGTCTCCCAGCCCGGCGCGGCCCCCAGGGACCTGTCCTCCAGTTCAGCCGCCCTTCCCTCTTCTCCTTACATAG